From one Diorhabda carinulata isolate Delta chromosome 12, icDioCari1.1, whole genome shotgun sequence genomic stretch:
- the LOC130900241 gene encoding larval cuticle protein 1-like, which translates to MYTVLVSVSVLVCLCAARPQEAPTVAATAPNNGKEPIQIVSQTDENNPDGSFNFSFEAANGIKFEEKGYLKDGANASDKIQVIEGSVSYTDNEGNPVTLKFIADENGFQPQGDHIPKAPESQSPAEAKALPSAGTQPAPASAQPAVPAPADAQPAEPGPDAAQSAEPAPTA; encoded by the exons GTTTCTGTTTCCGTTCTTGTCTGTTTATGTGCAGCCAGACCTCAAGAAGCACCCACAGTAGCAGCAACAGCTCCTAATAATGGAAAAGAACCGATTCAAATTGTATCCCAAACTGATGAAAACAACCCAGACGGAAGCTTCAATTTCAG CTTCGAAGCTGCTAATGGTATAAAATTTGAGGAAAAAGGATATTTGAAGGATGGTGCTAACGCTTCAGATAAAATTCAAGTTATAGAAGGATCTGTTTCGTACACTGACAATGAAGGAAATCCTGTAACTTTGAA GTTTATAGCAGATGAAAACGGCTTCCAACCGCAGGGTGATCATATTCCCAAAGCTCCTGAATCTCAGTCTCCAGCTGAAGCAAAAGCTCTTCCATCTGCAGGAACGCAACCTGCACCTGCCTCTGCTCAACCAGCTGTGCCCGCGCCAGCTGATGCTCAACCAGCTGAACCTGGACCAGATGCTGCTCAATCGGCTGAACCTGCTCCGACCGCGTAA